DNA sequence from the Brachybacterium sp. P6-10-X1 genome:
CGACATCTGGGTCGTCCTCGTCGCCGGAGTCGAAGCGGAAGCCGTGGAGCTGTCCGTCGACGACGCCGTCCACCGGGGTCCGGTCGTGGTTCGCGGTGTCCATGACCTCGCTGACGCTCGCCCCGCCGGCCTGCTCCAGCAGCGCCTCCACGTGGTCCGCGCCGGTGGTGTAGTCCGCGGTGAGGGTGAAGGAGTTCGGAGAGATCGTGTCGGGCGCACCCGCGGCGCGGGCCGGGGAAGCGGGCAGCATCGCGCCGCCGGCGGTGACGGCACCGAGCAGACCGGCTCCGCGCAGGACTGTGCGACGGTCGATCCCTCCCGCGAGGATTCGGTCAGGGTCCGAGGCCTGGGCGTTCGGGGTGGTGGCACTCATGGCCGAGCAGCCTTCCTGAGGGGTTCGAGGTGAGGCGCACCACCGTGGCACCGCAGGGCGGAGCTGTCGAGAGCTTTTCGCGGACCCTGCCCGAACGGAGGAGGCCACCTGTTCCCGGAGCGCTACTTCTCGGCGTCGGGTCCGGGGCCGTCCTCCGCGGCGAGGGCGTCCTCCGTCGCGGGGCCGTCCTCTGCAGCAGGGCCGTCCTCCGTCGCGGCGGCGTCTTCCGTCGCGCCGTCGCTCTCGGGATCCGCGCCCGGCTCCGCCACGGCCTCGGGCCCGCCCTCGAGCAGGGCCACGAAGCCGGCTTCATCGAGGATCCTCAGCCCGAGATCGCGGGCCTTGGTCTCCTTCGAGCCGGCGTTCTCACCGACCACCACGAAGTCCGTCTTCTTGGAGACCGAGCCGGAGGACTTGCCGCCGCGGGAGATGACGGCTTCCTTGGCTCCGTCGCGGCTGAAGCCCTCCAGGCCACCGGTGACCACGACCGTCAGCCCCTCGAGGGTCCTGACGAAACCTTCCTCGACGTCGTCGACCATCCGGACCCCGGAAGCGGCCCAGCCGTCGACGAGCTCGCGGTGCCAATCGACCGCGAACCAGTCGGTGACGGCCTCGGCGATGACCGGGCCGACCCCGTCGGTGTCGGCAAGCTGCTCGACGCCCGCCTCCCGGATCGCGTCCAGGGATCCGTAGGCGGTGGCGAGCGAACGGGCGGCCGTCGGCCCGACGTGACGGATCGACAGGGCCACCAGCACCCGCCACAGCGGCTGGGACTTCGCCTTCTCCAACTCCGACAGGAGCGTCTCGGTGGTCTTCAGCACGGCGGGGGTCTTCTGCTGCTTCCATGCGCCCTCGCGTTTGTAGTGCTTGAACTGCGGCCGGGACCAGAACGCCGGCTGGATGCGCCAGTCCCCCGTCGGCTCGCCGTCGCGGCGCTCGCTCTGCCAGACCACCACCTCGCGCAGCCCCTCTGCCGTGAGGTCGAACAGATCATTGCCCGTGGTGACCACGGGATCCTGCAGACCGGGCAGCAGGGGATCCTCCGCCGTGGTGATGCGCAGCAGCGGGACCCCGTCGGCCCCCTGGGTGACCCGGCCGTTCTTGAGCACCACGAAGTTCTCGAGGTCCGCATCGGAGGCCTCGCGGATCGGCAGATGAATGCTGTGCCCGGTGCTCAGGGCGGCGAGCGCCTCGCCCCGGCGCTTGTCGGGGTCGGTCAGGGCGATCGCGGACTCCTCGCCGAGCGCTTCGATGTCGAAGCCGCCCCGGGAGGCCGCATGCTCGACGCGCCCGGTGACCTGCGCCGGGCAGTCCTTCTGGTTGGGGCAGCGCCAGTCCTTCTCCCCCTCCTTCTCGGGGCGGATGGTGGTGCCGCAGGCCGGGCACAGCGTGGGCATCACGAACGGTCGCTCGCTGCCGTCACGGAGCGACTCCACCGGGCCGAGGATCTCCGGGATCACGTCCCCGGCCTTGCGCAGAACGATCGTGTCGCCGATCAGCACACCCTTGCGCTCGACGTCGAACTGGTTGTGCAGCGTCGCCTTCTCGACGGTGGAGCCGGCGACCTTCACCGGCTCCATCACCCCGAAGGGCGTCACCCGCCCGGTGCGTCCCACCTGGACCTGGATGTCCACCAGTTTCGTGGTGACCTCCTCGGGCGGGAACTTGAAGGCCGTCGCCCACCGCGGAGCGCGCGAGGTCGCCCCCAGGGCCCGCTGCTGTGCGAAGGAGTCCGCCTTGATGACGATCCCGTCGATCTCGTGCTCGAGGTCATGGCGGCGCTCACCGTAGTCCTCGACGTACCGCACCACGTCGTCGGCGGAGTCGACGACCTGCATGTACTGGCTGGTCGGCAGGCCCCATGAGGCCAGCAGGTCGTACACCTCGCTCTGGGAGGCGACGGGCGGGTCCGGCCACGCCCCGATGCCGTGCACGGTCAGGCGCAATGACGTGAGCCGCACCTCCCCGGCCTCCCGCTCGAGCCCCGTCTTCTTCTCGAGCTGCTGGCGCAGGCCTCCCGCGGCCGTGTTGCGGGGATTGGCGAAGGTGGGGAAGCGGCGGGTCGCGGCGAGATGCTCCTTCTCCTCGTCGAACGGCCGCCGGCCCGACGCCTGCCGGGACTCCCACCGGGAGCGACTCTCGGCGACCGCTCGCTCGCGCAGCTCCACCTGGAGCTCGTTGAGCCGGGCGAAGTCCGCGGTCGGCATGAACACCTCCCCCCGCACCTCGACCAGGGCGGGATGACCGCTCCCGGCCAGGGACCGCGGGATGCCGCTGATCTGCAAGGCGTTGACGGTCACGTCCTCCCCGGTGCGGCCGTCTCCCCGCGTGGCAGCGGTGACCAGCTCCCCGTGCTCATAGCGGAGGTTGATCGCCAGACCGTCGATCTTCAGCTCGGTGAGCCAGCGCACGTCCTGGCCGAGCTCGCCCACGGCATGCGCGCACCATTCACGCAGCTCCTGGACCGCGAACACGTTGTCGAGGCTGAGCATCCGCTCCGCATGATCGATCGGTACGAGCTCGGCATCGACCGCGCCGTGGACCGTCTGCGTGGGCGAATCGGCCCGGGCCAGCTGCGGGTGCTGTGCCTCGAGCGCCTGCAGCTCGTGCTCCAGGGCGTCGTACTCGGCATCCGCCAAGGTCGGGGCATCGTGGATGTAGTAATCCTCGATGGCCTGCTCGATCTGCGCCGTCAGCGCGGCGATGCGCTGCTGCGCGGCGACGGCATCGTTGTCGGTCGGCGGGGCGGTGGGCTGCGTCTCCTGCTCATCCTGACTCACCAGGACATTGTGTCGCACCGATCCGGGAGGGGGAATCACCGGCCGAACTCTGCGCAGATGTTGCCACCACGGATCTTGGCACCAGCAACGCAGAGCTCGGCGGGCGGAGCAGGCCAGCAGCGGGCAGGCAGGCCAGCGGCGGCGGGCCGAGCAGGCCAGCAGCGGCGGGCCGAGCAGGCCAGCAGCGGCGGGCGGAGCAGGCCACCGGCGGGCAGGCCTCCGCAGCGGGTTCTGGGCCGGTCAGCGCGCGACGCGCTCGGCCCAGGTCGGGGCCGCGCGCAGCAGCGCCTCGAGGGCGCCCTCGTCCAGCAGGGTGGAGCGGTCGGGCTGGGCCGAGGGGTCGACCCGGCCGGCGTGGACCGCGTGCGCGGACCCCGTGTGGGCCAGCAGGGTGCAGCCCGCCGCATCGGCATCGCTGTGGCCCAGACGGTTCCAGATCTCCAGCATCGTCTCCAGCTCGGGGGCGAGCCTCCCGCCGGCGCGCGGATCCACCACGAGCTCGACATGGCATCCCTCGTCGTGCGCCTGGGCGATGGCCTCCCACAGGGCGCGGCCCTCCGGCGTCTGCAGCGTCGGCATCCGGCGCGGACCGATCGCCATCCGGCGGATTCCGGCCTCTCTCGCGGCCCGCAGCAGACGCACGTCCGCGCCCACCCCGACGGTCACCGAGTCGGCGTCCAGCCCGGCGTCCGTCAAAGCCGCCGTGAGGCTGCGCCACAGCATCCCGATCTCGGGCGCTCCCAGCGCCGGATAGCGGCGCCTCCCCGACGGGGTGGGGATCCGGCCCTCGTGGACACCAGCCACGGCGTCCTCGCGCAGCAACAGGTGGGGCCGGGATCCGGGGACCCGCTCCCGCAGCTCATCGAGGTGGTCGATCAATCCCTCGGCCAACAGCATCGGCAGGTCGCGCACGGCACCGGGATCACCCAGGGTGCGCTCCCCGGTGCCCAGGAAGGTGGCGGCGGAGAGGGTGGCCGGGCCGAGCGCGGTCGTCATCAGCGGTCCCTCGTAGCCGAGCAGGGCGATGCGGGCCGCATCGAGGGTGCGCCCGCGCAGCTCACGGGCGTGATGCCAGGCGCGGCCGACGCCCGGACCGAGCCGCCACCCATAGCTGACCAGGTCACCGGTGGTCTCGGCGAGCAGTGCGAGGGTGGCCGGCAGAATGTGGTCGGTCTCGTCGATGCCGAGGGCGGAGGGCAGGTACAGACGCGTCGCGATCTGCTCCTCGAGATCATCGCCGAGCAGGGCCCGCAGGCGCATCAGCGCGGCGAGGTGCGGATCGTCCGGGAGCTCGAGGCGCGCCGCCTGCGCCGCGGTGGGCGCGCGGAACGTGCCGTCGCCGGTGAGGGTGACCAGGGTGCTCATGCGCGGCGCTCCAGGGTGGAGGCGGCGATCACGCGGTCGCCGTCGTACAGGACGAGGGTCTGACCGGGCGCGACGCCACGGATCGGGGTCTCGAGGCTCACGCGGAGACTCCCCGAGGGGGTGGACGGGAGATCGGGGTCGGTGCAGGGAACGGCAGGGGCTGCCGGCTCGGCGGCGCCCGGCCCGGTCCGTGGCGTCGTCGCGGGAACGCTCGCGCCGGTCGGGGCGGGGACCTCGAGGACCCGAGCGGGGATCGCCTCGCCGTGGGCGCGGATCTGGGCGCGGACCTCGCGGCCCGGCGTGAGCGGCTCGAAGGCGATGACGTCGGTCGCGATCAGCTCGCGGGTCGAGAGCAGCTCGGCGGCGCCGACGACGACCTGCCGGGAGGAGGGGTCGATGTCGACGACGTACCGCGGGGCGCCGTCGGGGGCGGGCTGTTCCAGGCCCAGACCCTTGCGCTGGCCGATGGTGAAACCGTGGGTGCCGCGGTGGGTCCCGAGAACGGTGCCGTCCGGGTCCCGGATCTCTCCGGGTGACTGGCCGAGGTTGCGCTCGAGGAAGCCGCGGGTGTCGCCGTCGGCCACGAAGCAGATGTCGTAGCTGTCGGGCTTGGTCGAAACCCCCAGCCCGCGCGAGCGGGCCTCGGCGCGCACCTCGTCCTTGGTCTCGTACTCCCCCAGCGGGAACACCGAGCGGCCCACGGCATCCGGACCCATCACGGCCAGGACGTAGGACTGGTCCTTGGCCTGGTTGCGGGAGCGGTGCAGGGACGGGGCGCCGCCGGGGCCGTCGGCGCGGATCGAGGCGTAGTGACCGGTGCACACGGCGTCGAAGCCGAGCACGGTGGCGCGCTCCAGGAGGGAGGCGAACTTGATCCGCTCGTTGCAGCGCACGCAGGGGTTGGGGGTGCGGCCGGCCGCGTACTCGGACAGGAAGTCCTCGACGACCAGGTCGTGGAAGTCGTCCGAGAGGTCCCAGACGTAGTACGGGATGCCGATCTTCTCCGCCGCCCGGCGGGCGTCGGAGGCGTCCTCGACGGTGCAGCAGCCCCGGGAGCCGCTGCGGGTCTGGTCACGGTTCTTCGACAGCGCCATGTGGACGCCGACGACGTCGTGCCCGGCCTCGGCCGCGCGCGCCGCGGCCACGGCGGAATCGACCCCGCCGCTCATCGCTGCCAGCACCTTCATCCGTCGGCCTCCTCCGTCGTCCGCACCCATCGAGTGTACGGACGGTGCCGGGCCCGGTCAGGCGCCCACGACGTGAGATGCGCCCCGGTCCCCGCCGAACAGGGCCCCGACGGCCCGTGCCTTCGTCAGGGACTCCGGCAGGGCCCGCAGCAGATGCTCGACGTCGCTCTCGGTGCTGGTCCAACCCAGCGACAGTCGCAGGGCACCGCGCGCGAGCTCATCGGGGA
Encoded proteins:
- a CDS encoding helix-hairpin-helix domain-containing protein — encoded protein: MSQDEQETQPTAPPTDNDAVAAQQRIAALTAQIEQAIEDYYIHDAPTLADAEYDALEHELQALEAQHPQLARADSPTQTVHGAVDAELVPIDHAERMLSLDNVFAVQELREWCAHAVGELGQDVRWLTELKIDGLAINLRYEHGELVTAATRGDGRTGEDVTVNALQISGIPRSLAGSGHPALVEVRGEVFMPTADFARLNELQVELRERAVAESRSRWESRQASGRRPFDEEKEHLAATRRFPTFANPRNTAAGGLRQQLEKKTGLEREAGEVRLTSLRLTVHGIGAWPDPPVASQSEVYDLLASWGLPTSQYMQVVDSADDVVRYVEDYGERRHDLEHEIDGIVIKADSFAQQRALGATSRAPRWATAFKFPPEEVTTKLVDIQVQVGRTGRVTPFGVMEPVKVAGSTVEKATLHNQFDVERKGVLIGDTIVLRKAGDVIPEILGPVESLRDGSERPFVMPTLCPACGTTIRPEKEGEKDWRCPNQKDCPAQVTGRVEHAASRGGFDIEALGEESAIALTDPDKRRGEALAALSTGHSIHLPIREASDADLENFVVLKNGRVTQGADGVPLLRITTAEDPLLPGLQDPVVTTGNDLFDLTAEGLREVVVWQSERRDGEPTGDWRIQPAFWSRPQFKHYKREGAWKQQKTPAVLKTTETLLSELEKAKSQPLWRVLVALSIRHVGPTAARSLATAYGSLDAIREAGVEQLADTDGVGPVIAEAVTDWFAVDWHRELVDGWAASGVRMVDDVEEGFVRTLEGLTVVVTGGLEGFSRDGAKEAVISRGGKSSGSVSKKTDFVVVGENAGSKETKARDLGLRILDEAGFVALLEGGPEAVAEPGADPESDGATEDAAATEDGPAAEDGPATEDALAAEDGPGPDAEK
- the mnmA gene encoding tRNA 2-thiouridine(34) synthase MnmA, translated to MKVLAAMSGGVDSAVAAARAAEAGHDVVGVHMALSKNRDQTRSGSRGCCTVEDASDARRAAEKIGIPYYVWDLSDDFHDLVVEDFLSEYAAGRTPNPCVRCNERIKFASLLERATVLGFDAVCTGHYASIRADGPGGAPSLHRSRNQAKDQSYVLAVMGPDAVGRSVFPLGEYETKDEVRAEARSRGLGVSTKPDSYDICFVADGDTRGFLERNLGQSPGEIRDPDGTVLGTHRGTHGFTIGQRKGLGLEQPAPDGAPRYVVDIDPSSRQVVVGAAELLSTRELIATDVIAFEPLTPGREVRAQIRAHGEAIPARVLEVPAPTGASVPATTPRTGPGAAEPAAPAVPCTDPDLPSTPSGSLRVSLETPIRGVAPGQTLVLYDGDRVIAASTLERRA